The window atcaggtgtttttgtgaatattatagtaatgttAACAGTtaagaccatgagtcaattgaagctagagcaccattgaaaacctggatgcactggacggtcgtttcgtcctactataaggctcctcagtggcagtgcgcatccacgatcctgcctcatgAGCTTCAaactcagggccttcggtctcgtacgcgaacgcctaacctctagaccactgaaccggctggcatccaacagcgTCAAAGTATTATTATGATAAATGGTGTGTAATTTGTGATTTATTCATCAATTTGGATTTCAACCAAAACTGTTTATATTACTGATAGTAGTTTTAAAAAACTACTCAAAAACTGAGAACGTTTCAAGCCTACCATCATCTTATAGTTGAAATCAGATTACTTTAACCTTTAAAGTATTCTGTTTAATGATTTTTAGTTACTTATTTAACATCATCTATAACTACTTTGTTATTGTATTATCTTTGTGCTTTTTTTTCGTTTCCATATAGGTATCGTACAACTGTTAACATTCATTAATCGtcttttgtacaacaccaccaccaccaccaccactaccacaacaacaataaacaaaacaaatcgaTCATTATccataaataaaatttcaacaacaacaaaaaaataatgaCCGATCTAAATGATACAATCCATTTAAATTGTACTATGcgttatttattaaatgaatccAATATTGATCCAATTTCAATTTATGATCGTTATCCACAATGTGAATTACAAAGAAAATTTATGccaatttttttatatattgtaaGAATATTTATGTTAATCTGGTTAATTAGTGGTATTTTTGGTAATTCTTTATCATTTTTAATATGGATCTCGAAACAACAAAGACGTAAGAATAGTTCAGCTATTTATTTAGCTACATTATCTATCACTGATCTTattcttatattattattattaaattatgatTTAGAACGTTATTGGTGTATACGCGGTGTGATTATAATACCGGGTATATGTCAattatttcaatgtttatttatatttacacaATATTATTCCATTGTATTAGTATTTGGTTTTACATTAGAACGTTATTTAGCTGTATGTTTCCCATTTAAACGGCATAAATTATGTACAACTAAAAGAGCTATATTAGCTGTATTcattttatctttatttattattggaCCAACATTATCACAAGCTATATTATGGACATATGATAATGGTGAATGTCGTATGCGTATTAATGTAGCTATGGATGAAAAATTTCAAACATTATTATTTGTACAAGAagtattattttcattagttaTACCATTAGCTacattaatatttaatatattagTATTATGTGAAATGAGAAGATTAATTAAATCAAgtcatttattaaaaatttcaaagcatcaatcaattaattcatcaacTATAAATACTACTCATAATGAAAAAACTAGATTTACATATAAACGATTCTTTAAACGAAGGaaatttagtaataataatcatactaCTCATAATTTAATAAGTAACACTACGAATACTACTGATggtttaaatgataataaacgtGATAGATCATTAGGAGATGATGGTACACCAAATTTTAGTCCAATTaaaacaatacaaatgaatacAACACAAGATCATTTAACTAAAGAATCAACTCAATTTATATCGGCTACATTAATGTTAattatattatcattttatttaattgcATGTACAGTACCAACTGGTATTATGTATTTAATACAATTTCATTGGTTACAACCAGATGATTGTTTAACAGATCAAGCTATTCATCAATCAAATGAATGGACAATATTTTTTCAACGGATAACAACTAAAGGTTTAATTGATGCATTTTGTGCATCACATTATGcatgtaatttttttatttattttcttacatgtaataaatttaaaaaacaagttatcaatattattaaatgtaaatttaattatattaattattattattctgattatgATGGTACAGATATATTGATTTTATCAAGACGTACAGCACCAAGATCATTACGTCATTTATCAGAGAATGATTTATCCGTAGAAACAAATCATAAAccattattgatttataatactaatactactactaataataattcgaGTTAATGAATAACACGTCACGTGAGTTCTTCATGATTTCAGAAACTACTCATCATTTTATCAGTAGTATGATTACATAATTTAATATCGGTGAAATTGTACACGTATATTAGCTTGAATATAATTGTTCtccttgttttgtttttaaaatgtattcatcatttctttgttttgttCTTGCCAGTACTTTTATTCATATCTTCATGTGaatgtaccagtgtttgttcgaaaaaaatacaaaaaaaacacacacacacaatataAAATGCAATAGTTAACTATGTTCTCCctctttgtttttgttttgttctttctCTTGTATATCAGTCATTCAAAAGATCTTTTATGTTTCGTTTTGTtgtgattttattattaaatattgttattactagATAAATAAATGGTTATATTATTTCATAGTGAATTGTTTATTCATCGTTGGAAACGACTGATGATAATGTAATGAACAACATATAGGAATGGAGACAATCGAACattttgaaattactataatatccacgaaaaacTCCTTctcatattaatcaacatatgctcactagtgattggatTCAAGAGGTTTTTTtccggagttctaatgagaagcagtgactagtgaagttcaacagggtctgttgtgagatagtaagtgagtgaatgtgtcgctcaatttcgtggatttattaaagttagacattaaaaccgttggatgccctccagatcagtggtctggaggttaagcgtttgtgcacgagattgataggtcttgagttcgaatctcgcgaaatGGTATCGTGGATAAccactgtaatttagacacaCAATAGGCGGGAACGGCCGtctactgcttccaggttttcattgatgactcgtgaattcaacggttaaaatactataatctccacaaattttcatactgataattatcagtttGTCTTCATTGATAACATCCGGTGAGGTTTTAggattaaaaaaatgtttttatccAGTGATACATTATAGTTAGGTATTGAGCAACTAGAGAAACAATTTCAAGATTGGCGGGTGACTTTAACTTagataatgaatgaaatgtTTTCCAAGTTTTTAATTAGTAACGTTTCAATTCAGTATGCAGTCTTGACTTCAATTGGACACCTAGAGTAGGACTCGATCTTAGAACAACAAAATATGAAGATTTATTTAACATCGAACGAACTGGA of the Schistosoma haematobium chromosome 4, whole genome shotgun sequence genome contains:
- a CDS encoding hypothetical protein (EggNog:ENOG410MUHU~COG:T) — its product is MTDLNDTIHLNCTMRYLLNESNIDPISIYDRYPQCELQRKFMPIFLYIVRIFMLIWLISGIFGNSLSFLIWISKQQRRKNSSAIYLATLSITDLILILLLLNYDLERYWCIRGVIIIPGICQLFQCLFIFTQYYSIVLVFGFTLERYLAVCFPFKRHKLCTTKRAILAVFILSLFIIGPTLSQAILWTYDNGECRMRINVAMDEKFQTLLFVQEVLFSLVIPLATLIFNILVLCEMRRLIKSSHLLKISKHQSINSSTINTTHNEKTRFTYKRFFKRRKFSNNNHTTHNLISNTTNTTDGLNDNKRDRSLGDDGTPNFSPIKTIQMNTTQDHLTKESTQFISATLMLIILSFYLIACTVPTGIMYLIQFHWLQPDDCLTDQAIHQSNEWTIFFQRITTKGLIDAFCASHYACNFFIYFLTCNKFKKQVINIIKCKFNYINYYYSDYDGTDILILSRRTAPRSLRHLSENDLSVETNHKPLLIYNTNTTTNNNSS